Proteins encoded in a region of the Cinclus cinclus chromosome 19, bCinCin1.1, whole genome shotgun sequence genome:
- the SCAI gene encoding protein SCAI, whose protein sequence is MSSGGAEDDIPQAERKTVTDFCYLLDKSKQLFNGLRDLPQYGQKQWQSYFGRTFDVYTKLWKFQQQHRQVLDNRYGLKRWQIGEIASKIGQLYYHYYLRTSETSYLNEAFSFYSAIRQRSYYSQVNKEDRPELVVKKLRYYARFIVVCLLLNKMDVVKDLVKELSDEIEDYTHRFNTEDQVEWNLVLQEVAAFIEADPVMVLNDDNTIVITSNRLSETGAPLLEQGMIVGQLALADALIIGNCNNQVKFSELTIDMFRMLQALEREPMNLASQMNKPGMQESTEKPARRENPHKYLLYKPTFSQLYTFLAASFKELPANSVLLIYLSATGVFPSGRSDSEGPYDFGGVLTNSNRDIINGDAIHKRNQSYKEMHCLHPGDLYPFTRKPLFIIVDSSNSVAYKNFTNLFGQPLVCLLSPTAYPKALQDQSQRGSLFTLFLNNPLMAFLFVSGLSSMRRGLWEKCQDYLRKINRDIAQLLTHSRSIDQSFLQFFGDEFLRLLLTRFIFCSATMRMHKIFRQETRNYPESYPQLPRDETVENPHLQKHILELASILDVRNVFLENTLDDY, encoded by the exons ATGTCATCAGGGGGAGCTGAAGATGATATTCCtcaagcagagagaaaaacGGTGACAGACTTTTGCTACTTATTGGATAAATCTAAGCAGCTCTTCAATGGCTTAAG GGATTTACCTCAGTATGGGCAGAAGCAGTGGCAATCCTATTTTGGGCGAACATTTGATGTTTACACCAAACTCTGGAAGTTCCAACAACAGCACCG ACAAGTATTGGACAATCGGTATGGGTTGAAGAGGTGGCAAATTGGGGAAATTGCTTCCAAGATTGGGCAGCTCTATTACCATTATTA cctgcGCACCTCTGAAACCAGCTATCTCAACGAGGCTTTCTCCTTCTACTCTGCTATCAGGCAGAGGTCCTACTACTCCCAGGTCAACAAAGAAGACAG GCCTGAATTAGTGGTTAAGAAGCTGCGTTACTATGCAAGGTTTATAGTGGTTTGTCTCCTGCTCAACAAGATGGATGTTGTCAAGGACCTTGTAAAG GAGCTGTCAGATGAAATTGAAGATTACACACATCGTTTCAATACTGAAGATCAGGTGGAATGGAACCTGGTTCTTCAGGAAGTGGCAGCATTTATTGAG GCAGACCCTGTCATGGTTTTAAATGATGACAACACCATTGTAATCACCTCTAACAGGCTTTCTGAGACGGGAGCTCCGttgctggagcaggggatgaTAGTGGGACAGCTTGCTCTTGCAGATGCGCTCATTATTGGGAACTGCAACAACCAG GTCAAGTTCAGTGAATTAACAATTGACATGTTCCGAATGCTGCAAGCCCTGGAGAGGGAACCCATGAACTTGGCATCACAAATGAACAAACCTGGAATGCAA GAGTCAACAGAGAAACCAGCCAGGCGGGAAAACCCCcataaatacctactttataAACCAACTTTTAGCCAGCTATATACATTTTTAGCAGCATCATTTAAG gagctgcctgccaACAGCGTGTTGCTGATTTACCTGTCTGCCACGGGCGTGTTCCCATCAGGTCGTTCGGATAGTGAAG GTCCCTACGATTTTGGGGGTGTGCTGACCAACAGCAACAGGGACATCATCAACGGGGACGCCATCCACAAGCGCAACCAGTCCTACAAGGAGATGCACTG CCTTCACCCTGGAGATCTCTACCCTTTCACCAGAAAGCCCCTGTTCATCATCGTGGATTCTTCCAACAGCGTCGCCTACAAG AATTTCACAAACTTATTTGGACAACCATTGGTGTGCTTGCTTTCTCCAACAGCATATCCAAAAGCATTACAAG ATCAGTCTCAGCGGGGTAGCCTCTTCACACTCTTTCTGAACAATCCGTTAATGGCATTCCTGTTTGTCTCTGGATTATCAAGCATGCGTCGAGGGTTGTGGGAGAAGTGTCAGGATTACCTCCGAAAAATCAACCGGGACATTGCCCAGCTGCTCACCCACTCCCGCTCCATAG ATCAGtcctttcttcagttttttgGGGATGAATTTCTTCGCTTGCTTCTCACAAGATTTATCTTCTGTTCGGCTACTATGAGGATGCACAAAATTTTCCGG CAGGAGACTCGAAATTATCCTGAATCTTATCCTCAGCTGCCAAGAGATGAAACGGTGGAGAACCCTCACCTCCAAAAGCACATTTTGGAGCTGGCTTCCATACTGGATGTTAGGAatgttttcctggaaaacacACTCGATGACTATTAA